From a region of the Streptomyces sp. NBC_01454 genome:
- a CDS encoding GlxA family transcriptional regulator — MPQESSHAAPAAGPHRVVVIVDENSNPFELGCATEIFGLRRPEIGRELYDFRLCSPGPHTLMRDGFFTLTGVEDLTAADSADTLIVPNRPDVEVPRRPAVLDAVRRAHARGARLVGFCSGAFTLAEAGVLNGRRATAHWQWADAFRARFPAVRLASDVLFVDDGDILTAAGSAAALDLGLHVVRRDHGAEVANTVSRRLVFAAHRDGGQRQFVERPVPDLPDESLASVLAWAQERLDAPLTVSGLAARAAVSPATLHRRFQAQLGTTPLAWLTAERVSLACRLIERGESRFDVVARRSGLGTAANLRALMRRETGLTPSAYRRRFGPEAGWTPGIVHR; from the coding sequence ATGCCGCAAGAATCCTCGCACGCCGCCCCTGCCGCCGGCCCGCACCGCGTCGTCGTCATCGTGGACGAGAACTCGAACCCCTTCGAGCTCGGTTGCGCGACCGAGATCTTCGGCCTGCGCAGACCCGAGATCGGCCGTGAGCTCTACGACTTCAGGCTCTGCTCGCCCGGTCCTCACACGCTGATGCGGGACGGATTCTTCACGCTCACGGGAGTCGAGGACCTGACAGCGGCCGACTCTGCGGACACCTTGATCGTCCCCAACCGGCCGGATGTCGAGGTGCCTCGCCGCCCGGCCGTGCTCGATGCCGTCCGGCGGGCACACGCGCGTGGTGCGCGCCTGGTCGGTTTCTGCAGCGGCGCCTTCACCCTGGCCGAGGCCGGGGTCCTCAACGGACGCCGGGCCACCGCGCACTGGCAGTGGGCCGACGCCTTCCGGGCCCGCTTCCCGGCTGTCCGGCTCGCCTCGGACGTACTGTTCGTGGACGACGGTGACATCCTCACCGCCGCGGGCAGTGCGGCCGCCCTCGACCTCGGACTGCACGTGGTCCGCCGCGACCACGGCGCGGAGGTCGCCAACACGGTGAGCCGGCGGCTGGTCTTCGCCGCCCACCGGGACGGCGGCCAGCGGCAGTTCGTGGAGCGGCCGGTGCCGGACCTGCCGGATGAGTCCCTGGCGTCGGTCCTGGCCTGGGCGCAGGAGCGACTGGACGCACCGCTGACGGTGTCCGGTCTCGCGGCACGTGCGGCGGTCAGTCCGGCGACGCTGCACCGCCGCTTCCAGGCGCAACTGGGCACGACGCCGCTGGCGTGGCTCACGGCGGAACGGGTGTCCCTGGCCTGCCGCCTGATCGAGCGGGGGGAGTCACGCTTCGACGTGGTCGCGCGGCGCAGCGGACTGGGCACCGCCGCCAACCTGCGCGCGCTGATGCGTCGCGAGACCGGGCTCACTCCCTCGGCGTACCGGCGCCGGTTCGGTCCGGAGGCCGGCTGGACTCCGGGCATCGTCCACCGGTGA
- a CDS encoding cupin domain-containing protein, with amino-acid sequence MTNEPIALGTALASFDALWSPRIVTRVNDYDVRVAKVDGEHLWHAHDHTDEFFLVLDGELHLALREPAGERTVVLPQGTVFTVPRGTEHKPYAPSGAAILMFEPTGTATVGDRHDEIPDHVDATTGHALRS; translated from the coding sequence ATGACCAACGAACCCATTGCCCTCGGCACGGCCCTGGCCTCCTTCGATGCCCTGTGGAGCCCCCGCATCGTCACACGCGTCAACGACTACGACGTACGCGTCGCCAAGGTCGACGGCGAGCATCTCTGGCACGCCCACGACCACACCGATGAGTTCTTTCTGGTGCTCGACGGCGAACTGCACCTCGCGCTCCGTGAGCCTGCGGGGGAGCGCACGGTCGTGCTCCCCCAGGGCACGGTGTTCACCGTCCCACGAGGTACGGAACACAAGCCGTACGCCCCGTCCGGCGCCGCGATCCTCATGTTCGAGCCCACCGGGACGGCGACGGTCGGGGATCGTCACGACGAGATCCCGGACCATGTGGACGCGACGACAGGGCACGCGCTCCGCTCCTGA